Proteins co-encoded in one Streptomyces roseochromogenus subsp. oscitans DS 12.976 genomic window:
- a CDS encoding lysophospholipid acyltransferase family protein, with product MRRHPGRGEAGREVSLPSAPAQQPEKPPSGRGAEVGRRIGVGLMYGLWKPRVLGAWKVPATGPVIFAVNHSHNIDGPMVMGVAPRPTHFLIKKEAYVGPLGSFLTGIGQLKVDRATADRTAITRALGVLEAGGVLGIFPEGTRGDGDFASLRAGLAYFAVRSGAPIVPIAVMGSAEQPGRLIKALPPLRSRVDVVFGDPFDAGDGSGRRTRKALDEATERIQKQLTSHLETARRLTGR from the coding sequence GTGCGTCGTCACCCTGGTCGAGGAGAAGCGGGCCGGGAAGTGAGCCTTCCGTCAGCCCCTGCCCAGCAGCCGGAGAAGCCCCCGTCGGGGCGGGGCGCCGAGGTCGGCCGGCGCATCGGCGTCGGCCTGATGTACGGGCTGTGGAAGCCGCGCGTGCTCGGCGCCTGGAAGGTGCCCGCCACCGGCCCGGTGATCTTCGCGGTCAACCACTCCCACAACATCGACGGCCCGATGGTCATGGGCGTGGCACCCCGGCCGACGCACTTCCTGATCAAGAAGGAGGCGTACGTCGGCCCGCTGGGCTCCTTCCTGACCGGCATCGGCCAGCTGAAGGTGGACCGCGCCACCGCCGACCGCACGGCGATCACCCGCGCCCTCGGCGTGCTGGAGGCCGGGGGCGTGCTGGGCATCTTCCCGGAGGGCACCCGCGGCGACGGCGACTTCGCCTCGCTGCGCGCCGGGCTCGCCTACTTCGCCGTACGCAGCGGGGCGCCGATCGTGCCCATCGCCGTGATGGGAAGCGCCGAGCAGCCCGGACGGTTGATAAAGGCGCTGCCCCCGCTGCGCTCCCGCGTCGACGTCGTCTTCGGCGACCCCTTCGACGCGGGCGACGGCAGCGGGCGGCGCACGCGCAAGGCGCTGGACGAGGCGACCGAGCGCATCCAGAAGCAGCTCACCAGCCACCTGGAAACCGCCAGGCGCCTGACCGGGCGCTAG